A portion of the Adhaeribacter radiodurans genome contains these proteins:
- the hrpB gene encoding ATP-dependent helicase HrpB: MSSIALFDTLPNLPVKEALPRLLAALEDSTRIVLEAPPGAGKTTLVPLALLTVSWHNEGKIIMLEPRRLAAKAAAQRMAELLGESVGQTVGYRVRMERAVSNKTQIEVVTEGILTRLLQDDPTLEGIAAIIFDEFHERSLQADLGLALVLDAQTVLRPELRILVMSATLDAATVGQWLEAPVIRSEGRMFPVETHYISPAEVAAAGNRPIERLTNLMPKTIRQALTQHTDGDVLAFLPGLGEMRQVAQHLENKLPSNTQLHVLHGELSLAQQQAAIQPAAKGYRKVVLATSIAETSLTIEGVKIVVDSGFSRVPKFVTRTGLTTLATIPVSRAAADQRRGRAGRLGPGTCYRLWSQADQLQLPERQVPEICEADLSSLALELAIWGIKDITTLKWLDTPPTAALALARDLLLRLEAMDATGKATRHGKALAALGLAPRLGHLVMQGHELGFGSTACALAALLAERDILKPVETTRLNLLPDLHLRLELLAGQRPPTPGFITDENTLRRVREQARHLRQRLHEPDSQIQPDAVGLLTALAYPDRLAQRETSGRVRLVTGQRAALATELFSEAEFYGVAQLETTNQTRVLLAAPISKAEILQHFSYQLEQKQEVRWDDTANRIIARQITRLGALILEESNQTKPDPELVADVLLQALLEKGLDRLPWSDEAQRTRQRLAFLHQLEPERWPNVSDESLTSTASEWLRPHLVGLRSLEQVARLDFNELVLNDLSWEQRQEVDRLAPTHVTVPSSSRIAVDYSDISVPVLAVRLQEVFGMLDTPRIGGGKIPLLMHLLSPASRPVQVTRDLRSFWNTGYFEVRKDLRGRYPKHHWPDDPLSAPPTRGTKKRPG; this comes from the coding sequence ATGTCATCTATTGCTTTATTCGATACTTTACCTAATTTACCTGTTAAAGAAGCGCTTCCCAGGCTGCTTGCAGCTTTAGAAGATTCTACCCGCATTGTTCTGGAAGCACCACCTGGGGCAGGTAAAACCACTCTGGTACCTTTGGCTTTACTAACGGTCTCCTGGCACAATGAAGGCAAAATTATAATGCTGGAGCCGCGCCGGTTAGCTGCCAAAGCTGCCGCTCAGCGCATGGCCGAATTATTAGGTGAATCGGTAGGCCAAACAGTGGGCTACCGGGTGCGGATGGAACGGGCTGTTTCTAACAAAACCCAAATAGAAGTAGTAACCGAAGGCATTTTAACCCGCTTGTTACAGGATGATCCTACTCTGGAAGGCATTGCCGCTATTATTTTCGACGAATTTCACGAACGAAGTTTACAAGCCGACTTAGGATTAGCCTTAGTCTTAGATGCCCAAACAGTATTACGCCCCGAATTGCGCATATTGGTAATGAGTGCCACCCTTGATGCTGCTACTGTAGGTCAGTGGTTGGAAGCTCCAGTTATCCGGAGTGAGGGCCGCATGTTCCCCGTAGAAACGCATTATATTTCACCCGCGGAAGTAGCTGCCGCCGGAAACCGCCCAATAGAACGACTGACGAATTTAATGCCTAAAACTATTCGCCAGGCTCTAACCCAGCATACCGATGGAGACGTGTTGGCCTTTTTACCGGGTTTAGGCGAAATGCGGCAAGTCGCCCAACATCTGGAAAACAAACTACCCTCAAACACGCAGTTGCATGTATTACACGGCGAGTTAAGTTTGGCCCAACAACAGGCAGCCATTCAACCAGCCGCTAAAGGTTACCGGAAAGTGGTACTGGCTACCAGTATTGCCGAAACCAGTTTAACCATTGAAGGAGTTAAAATAGTAGTGGATAGCGGCTTCTCGCGGGTACCAAAATTTGTCACCCGTACTGGCCTTACTACTTTAGCTACCATTCCGGTATCGCGAGCCGCCGCAGATCAGCGCCGGGGTAGGGCAGGCCGTTTAGGACCAGGTACCTGTTACCGCTTGTGGTCGCAGGCCGATCAGTTGCAATTACCAGAACGCCAAGTACCGGAAATTTGCGAAGCCGACCTAAGTAGTTTAGCTTTAGAACTAGCCATTTGGGGGATAAAAGATATTACCACTTTAAAGTGGTTGGATACTCCACCCACAGCAGCCTTAGCTCTGGCCCGCGATTTATTACTGCGCCTCGAAGCCATGGATGCTACCGGAAAAGCAACCCGCCACGGGAAAGCTTTAGCCGCTTTAGGCTTAGCGCCTCGCTTAGGTCATTTGGTAATGCAAGGGCACGAACTGGGTTTTGGCTCTACTGCCTGCGCTCTGGCTGCTTTACTCGCCGAACGCGATATTTTGAAACCAGTAGAAACTACCCGCCTCAATCTGTTGCCCGATTTGCACCTACGGCTGGAACTGCTGGCTGGGCAACGCCCGCCTACTCCCGGTTTTATAACCGACGAAAATACCTTACGCCGCGTCCGCGAACAAGCCCGCCATTTACGCCAGCGCCTCCACGAACCAGATAGTCAAATTCAACCAGATGCAGTGGGTTTACTTACAGCTTTAGCTTACCCCGACCGGTTAGCACAGCGGGAAACCTCCGGGCGAGTGCGACTCGTAACCGGACAGCGTGCTGCTTTAGCCACCGAGTTATTTTCCGAGGCAGAATTTTACGGCGTAGCGCAACTGGAAACTACTAACCAAACCCGGGTATTGTTGGCAGCACCTATTTCTAAAGCGGAAATATTGCAGCATTTTAGTTATCAACTGGAGCAAAAACAGGAAGTACGTTGGGATGATACTGCTAACCGCATTATCGCTAGGCAAATTACCCGATTGGGAGCCCTGATTCTGGAAGAATCTAACCAAACAAAACCTGACCCGGAACTTGTTGCGGATGTCCTGCTACAAGCCTTACTGGAAAAAGGATTAGACCGGCTTCCCTGGTCTGACGAGGCACAACGAACTCGGCAACGCCTGGCATTTCTGCACCAACTGGAGCCAGAACGCTGGCCTAATGTTTCTGATGAAAGTTTAACTTCTACTGCTAGTGAATGGCTGCGGCCGCATTTAGTTGGTTTACGTTCGCTGGAGCAAGTAGCCCGGCTGGATTTTAATGAATTAGTATTGAATGATCTTTCCTGGGAGCAGCGACAGGAAGTGGACCGTTTGGCACCTACGCATGTAACCGTACCCAGCAGCTCGCGCATTGCGGTAGATTATTCTGATATATCGGTACCTGTTTTAGCAGTACGCTTACAGGAAGTTTTTGGTATGCTGGATACTCCGAGGATCGGCGGTGGAAAAATACCTTTACTGATGCACTTGCTATCCCCGGCATCCCGCCCGGTACAGGTAACCCGCGACTTACGCAGTTTTTGGAACACCGGCTATTTTGAGGTTCGTAAAGATTTACGTGGGCGTTATCCCAAACACCATTGGCCCGATGACCCACTTTCGGCTCCACCTACCCGGGGAACGAAGAAACGACCGGGTTAG
- a CDS encoding aldo/keto reductase, with protein sequence MQKIYLSDAGPKVSPAVYSFHRWQEDATTTAASMEKIVNLCLELGINTFDHADVYGSYHAEELFGQVISQKSFKREDIVLFTKCGLRLPHPSQPEVRVKHYDTSRQHILRNVEESLRKLKTDYLDIFLLYHLDPISNLEETAITLRQLKESGKVKNIGVANFSVFQHQLLAAYLNIPIVTNHIELNLLNTQALDNGQIDYIKQRYMRPLASGPLADGRIANGTDEVAVRVRQKLQEIGQKYNVDMESIAVAWVIKLGALPLLGTRDEQRLRNAVNAFNIDLEHQDWYELYAISRGEI encoded by the coding sequence ATGCAGAAAATTTATTTAAGCGACGCTGGCCCTAAAGTATCCCCGGCAGTTTACAGTTTCCACCGTTGGCAAGAGGATGCTACTACTACTGCCGCCTCCATGGAAAAAATAGTAAATCTTTGTCTGGAATTAGGTATCAACACCTTCGACCATGCCGATGTTTACGGCTCTTACCACGCTGAAGAATTGTTTGGTCAGGTAATTAGCCAGAAATCGTTTAAAAGAGAAGACATTGTTTTATTTACTAAATGCGGTTTGCGTTTACCACATCCTAGTCAGCCGGAGGTGCGGGTAAAGCATTACGACACTTCCCGCCAACATATTCTGCGCAACGTAGAAGAATCGCTTCGCAAACTAAAAACTGATTACCTCGATATTTTCCTTTTATATCATCTCGACCCCATCTCTAACCTGGAAGAAACAGCTATTACCTTGCGGCAACTAAAAGAATCGGGGAAGGTAAAAAATATCGGGGTAGCTAATTTCTCAGTTTTTCAGCATCAGTTACTGGCCGCTTACTTAAATATACCTATTGTAACCAACCACATTGAGTTGAATTTATTAAACACGCAGGCCTTGGATAATGGCCAGATTGATTACATTAAACAGCGCTACATGCGGCCACTGGCTTCCGGCCCACTAGCAGATGGAAGGATTGCCAATGGCACGGATGAAGTAGCGGTACGCGTCCGCCAGAAATTACAGGAAATTGGCCAGAAATATAACGTAGATATGGAATCGATTGCGGTAGCTTGGGTAATTAAATTAGGGGCTTTACCATTGTTGGGCACGCGCGATGAACAGCGGCTCCGAAATGCTGTTAATGCTTTTAATATTGATTTAGAGCATCAGGATTGGTACGAGTTGTACGCTATTTCCAGAGGAGAAATTTAA
- a CDS encoding pseudouridine synthase: MEAKRLNKFISDTGFCSRREADKLLEQGRVTVNGKIPEPGTKVTANDKVRIDDEILHVREEEIVFLLFNKPAGIATTTDLSVRNNIISALNYPASLQPIGFLDREAEGLLFLSNDTELVRKITKNDSKYEKEYLVTVDRLITGDFLTKVSEGGIPEPGATRKKNFVAKMGTNRFRIVLEPGTNHHVKRIVEALGYKVVHLQRNRINNFTAGKLQVGMWRALTEIEITEIKSVVAGKARSKNYGAGKEDNFYEEDFSSVRPKSKPETGNKESGKPITAAKNAGSKPRSKSPAKTGSGPRVGKSKPTANRNAAPRSNGRRGGSPKR; the protein is encoded by the coding sequence ATGGAAGCAAAGCGATTAAATAAATTTATCAGTGATACCGGTTTCTGTTCCAGACGGGAAGCCGATAAATTACTGGAGCAAGGCCGGGTGACGGTAAACGGTAAAATTCCCGAACCGGGCACCAAAGTAACCGCCAACGATAAAGTCCGGATTGATGATGAGATTTTACACGTGCGCGAAGAAGAAATTGTTTTTCTGTTGTTTAACAAGCCTGCGGGTATTGCCACTACTACCGATCTTTCCGTTAGAAATAATATTATTAGCGCGTTAAATTATCCCGCTTCTCTGCAACCCATCGGTTTCCTGGATCGCGAAGCGGAAGGATTATTGTTTTTAAGCAACGATACCGAACTGGTTCGCAAAATAACCAAGAACGATTCTAAATACGAGAAAGAATACCTGGTAACAGTAGATAGATTAATTACCGGCGATTTTTTAACCAAGGTAAGTGAAGGCGGAATACCCGAGCCCGGAGCTACCCGCAAGAAGAACTTTGTAGCAAAAATGGGAACCAATCGCTTTCGGATAGTGCTGGAGCCAGGTACTAATCACCACGTAAAAAGAATTGTAGAGGCCTTAGGCTATAAAGTGGTGCATTTGCAACGAAACCGTATCAATAATTTTACGGCCGGTAAATTACAGGTTGGCATGTGGCGCGCCTTAACTGAAATTGAAATAACTGAAATTAAAAGTGTAGTAGCTGGTAAAGCCAGAAGCAAGAACTATGGTGCTGGTAAGGAAGATAATTTTTACGAAGAAGATTTTTCTTCTGTCCGGCCGAAATCTAAACCTGAAACCGGGAATAAAGAATCTGGGAAACCAATTACCGCAGCAAAAAACGCAGGCAGTAAACCGCGGTCCAAAAGCCCTGCTAAAACAGGTTCTGGCCCCCGTGTTGGGAAAAGTAAACCTACAGCCAACCGGAATGCAGCCCCGAGGAGTAACGGAAGAAGAGGCGGTTCACCTAAAAGGTAA
- a CDS encoding Crp/Fnr family transcriptional regulator, translating into MNLQPLLAYINQYITLTPEEEATLLAKVRYRKYLKGQFVVQSGDVCKYENFVLSGCLKTFYIDPEGQEHIVMFAVENWWTADLGSFITQNPADFNVQCLENTELAQFAHEDLEQLYQEIPKLERFFRIIIQKAFVASQKRVVNSFSLPAKERYLAFKKQYPQIDQRVPQYMIASYLGITKEFLSKIRNQLILEQ; encoded by the coding sequence ATGAATCTTCAACCGCTTCTTGCTTATATTAACCAGTATATAACTCTTACCCCGGAAGAAGAAGCTACTTTGCTCGCAAAAGTAAGATACCGCAAATACCTGAAAGGACAGTTTGTGGTGCAAAGCGGTGATGTGTGCAAATACGAAAACTTTGTATTATCAGGCTGTTTAAAAACTTTTTACATAGATCCGGAAGGGCAGGAGCACATTGTAATGTTTGCGGTAGAAAACTGGTGGACGGCCGATTTAGGCAGCTTTATTACTCAAAATCCGGCCGACTTTAATGTTCAATGCCTCGAAAACACCGAACTGGCTCAATTTGCCCACGAAGATCTGGAACAGCTCTACCAAGAAATTCCTAAACTCGAACGCTTTTTCCGGATTATTATTCAGAAAGCTTTTGTGGCTTCGCAAAAAAGAGTGGTAAATAGTTTTAGTCTGCCGGCCAAAGAGCGCTACCTGGCTTTTAAAAAACAATACCCACAAATTGATCAACGGGTACCGCAGTACATGATTGCTTCTTACCTGGGCATTACCAAAGAATTTCTGAGTAAAATCCGCAACCAGTTAATTCTGGAGCAATAA
- a CDS encoding nuclear transport factor 2 family protein yields the protein MITLLEKISDLNDLVLQGKALEAFEKYYHDDVVMQENENTPTLGKAANRQRENEFFSSITEFGGAHPLKVTVGEGVTMVQWHYDYTHKDWGVRNYTQVSVQEWQDGKIIKEQFFYGN from the coding sequence ATGATAACTCTATTAGAAAAAATCAGCGATTTAAACGACTTGGTTTTACAGGGTAAAGCCCTGGAAGCCTTCGAAAAGTATTACCACGACGACGTAGTAATGCAGGAAAACGAAAACACACCCACCTTGGGCAAAGCCGCTAACCGTCAGCGCGAAAACGAATTCTTCTCGTCCATTACCGAGTTCGGAGGAGCCCATCCTTTAAAAGTTACCGTGGGCGAAGGCGTAACGATGGTGCAATGGCACTACGATTATACCCACAAAGATTGGGGCGTGCGCAACTACACCCAGGTATCGGTGCAGGAATGGCAAGACGGTAAAATAATTAAAGAACAATTCTTTTATGGCAATTGA
- a CDS encoding DoxX family protein gives MKNKIFETDNSLAPLFLRIGLGLVVFAHGAQKLFGWFNGYGFTGTMKFFTESEGLPWVLGFLIIILESIGALALVAGFATRFLAASLGLLALGIILTTRIEFGFFMNWFNNQAGEGYEFFIFWIAMAFSLLITGGGKYAADKLLIKSKLN, from the coding sequence ATGAAAAACAAAATTTTTGAAACCGACAATTCGCTGGCTCCCCTTTTTCTAAGAATTGGCTTAGGATTAGTAGTATTTGCCCATGGCGCGCAGAAACTATTTGGCTGGTTTAATGGCTACGGCTTTACTGGCACTATGAAATTTTTCACCGAATCCGAAGGCCTTCCCTGGGTATTAGGTTTCCTGATTATTATACTGGAATCAATAGGGGCGCTGGCCTTGGTAGCAGGGTTTGCCACCCGCTTTTTGGCTGCCTCGCTGGGGTTATTAGCCTTAGGTATTATTTTAACTACCCGCATTGAGTTCGGATTTTTTATGAACTGGTTCAACAACCAGGCCGGGGAAGGATACGAGTTCTTTATTTTCTGGATAGCTATGGCCTTTTCGCTTTTAATTACCGGTGGCGGAAAATACGCCGCCGATAAGTTATTAATAAAAAGCAAACTCAACTAA
- a CDS encoding Crp/Fnr family transcriptional regulator: MATLTPEMLYMYRQHLETFVSFTDEEWAIFAEHLYLRNIKKREAFITGGKVCHEIGFIISGSFRFFFVKEGVEISNYFCFENELVSSYKSFLKDEPSLINIEALETSEIICFSKPALLQLSSNPKVAFKMERFGRLVAEYLICCYEERVVSFVTQTPEERYQQLLQQQPDLLQRIPQHYVANFLGITPVSLSRIRKRISAASTKEKHTIAVA; encoded by the coding sequence ATGGCAACCTTAACTCCCGAAATGTTATATATGTACCGGCAACATCTGGAAACTTTTGTTTCTTTTACAGATGAAGAATGGGCCATTTTTGCGGAGCACCTTTATCTCCGGAATATAAAAAAACGGGAGGCTTTTATTACAGGAGGTAAAGTTTGCCACGAAATAGGATTTATTATTTCCGGTTCTTTCCGGTTTTTCTTTGTAAAAGAAGGCGTAGAAATTAGCAATTACTTTTGCTTCGAGAATGAATTGGTTAGCTCTTATAAAAGCTTTTTAAAAGATGAACCCAGTTTAATAAACATCGAGGCCTTAGAAACTTCGGAGATTATCTGCTTCTCGAAACCGGCTTTGCTGCAACTAAGCAGTAATCCTAAAGTTGCCTTCAAAATGGAGCGTTTTGGTCGCTTGGTAGCCGAATATTTAATTTGCTGTTACGAAGAACGTGTAGTTTCTTTTGTAACTCAAACTCCCGAAGAACGATATCAGCAACTACTCCAACAACAACCCGATCTCCTGCAACGCATTCCGCAACACTATGTCGCTAACTTTTTAGGCATTACGCCGGTGTCGCTTTCCCGCATCCGTAAAAGGATTTCGGCTGCTAGTACTAAAGAAAAGCATACTATTGCTGTAGCGTAA
- a CDS encoding NAD-dependent epimerase/dehydratase family protein, translating into MHTILGAGGPVSNALAQELLKNNQPVRLVSRREIKTTEKATWLGADLKNYQQVLQAVQGSSVIYMCAGLRYEKKVWAAEWPVIMQNLIDATKATGARLIFFDNVYMYGHVRGPMTEETPYNPSSVKGEIRARVAEKLMAEVKDGNLRASIARAPDFYGAESLNSFYDSMVLYKYAQKAKATWLGDPSSKHSFIYIPDAGRAVYLLGQRPESDNQIWHLPTAPALTGHEFIQLAAKASNTKPNFMKVNKLMLQTIGLFNKMIGEIAELYYQYQYDYVFNSDKFQKAFQVQPTPYATGIKQFAPFLLNKVKKD; encoded by the coding sequence ATGCATACCATATTAGGCGCTGGCGGACCCGTCAGCAATGCGCTGGCGCAAGAATTGTTAAAAAATAATCAACCTGTACGTCTGGTAAGCCGCCGTGAAATAAAAACAACGGAAAAAGCCACCTGGTTAGGAGCCGATTTAAAAAACTACCAGCAAGTATTACAAGCCGTACAAGGTTCCTCGGTAATTTACATGTGTGCCGGCCTCCGTTACGAAAAAAAAGTATGGGCTGCCGAGTGGCCGGTAATTATGCAAAATCTGATAGATGCGACTAAAGCCACCGGAGCCCGCCTTATTTTTTTCGATAATGTGTACATGTACGGCCACGTGCGCGGCCCTATGACTGAAGAAACGCCTTATAACCCCAGCAGTGTGAAAGGTGAAATTCGGGCGCGAGTAGCCGAGAAATTGATGGCAGAAGTAAAAGATGGTAATCTACGCGCTTCTATTGCCCGTGCTCCCGATTTTTACGGTGCCGAAAGCCTCAACAGTTTTTACGATTCTATGGTGCTGTATAAGTATGCCCAAAAAGCAAAGGCCACGTGGCTCGGCGACCCGTCCAGCAAACATTCTTTTATCTACATTCCGGATGCCGGCAGAGCAGTTTATTTACTGGGCCAGCGCCCTGAATCGGATAATCAAATCTGGCATTTACCTACCGCACCAGCCCTTACGGGGCATGAATTTATTCAGTTGGCGGCTAAAGCTTCTAATACTAAACCAAATTTTATGAAGGTAAATAAGCTGATGCTACAAACTATTGGTTTATTTAATAAAATGATAGGCGAAATCGCGGAGTTATATTATCAATACCAGTACGATTATGTATTTAATTCCGATAAGTTTCAGAAAGCATTTCAAGTACAGCCTACTCCTTATGCCACCGGAATAAAGCAATTTGCTCCTTTTCTTCTAAATAAAGTAAAAAAAGACTAG
- a CDS encoding glycoside hydrolase family 130 protein, with translation MLAARTVSFMPNLFLFLAFCFLLPGCNQKSAKQTESETNVASTPPGSAIESNQPATATENWTLQPFQKQDAINPILGPDSTTQFFCPVRRATVKWEEKDVFNPAAVVRNGKVHLLYRAEDKIGKFAGTSRIGLAISEDGLHFKRMPKPVLYPDNDFMKKYEWEGGCEDPRVVETPQGTYVMTYTTYDGKTARLCVATSSDLQTWEKHGLAFEKAYAGKYKDTWSKSGAIVCRRNGNQIVATKINGKYWMYWGDTNMFIATSDDLLDWTPIEENSKLAIAFGPRPGQFDSRLVEPGPPAMLTDAGILLIYNSMNLDKGGSPTLPPGTYTAGQILLDPKDPTKVLQRTASYFMKPEKEYEITGQIGNVCFLEGLVHLQDKWFLYYGTADSKIAVAVHTPEQDR, from the coding sequence ATGCTCGCTGCCCGTACTGTCTCCTTCATGCCTAACCTGTTTTTATTCTTGGCTTTCTGTTTTCTTTTACCGGGTTGTAATCAGAAATCAGCGAAACAAACCGAATCAGAAACGAATGTAGCTAGTACTCCACCTGGCTCCGCTATTGAGAGCAACCAACCCGCAACTGCCACTGAAAACTGGACCTTACAACCTTTTCAGAAACAAGATGCTATTAACCCTATTTTAGGGCCGGATAGCACTACTCAGTTTTTTTGTCCGGTTCGTCGGGCTACGGTTAAGTGGGAAGAAAAAGATGTTTTTAACCCGGCTGCGGTGGTGCGCAATGGCAAAGTACATTTACTGTATCGGGCTGAAGATAAAATAGGCAAGTTTGCCGGTACCTCCCGCATAGGTTTAGCCATTAGCGAAGATGGCTTACATTTTAAAAGAATGCCGAAGCCCGTGTTATATCCCGATAACGATTTTATGAAAAAGTATGAGTGGGAGGGTGGCTGCGAAGACCCTAGAGTAGTAGAAACGCCCCAAGGTACTTACGTAATGACCTATACCACTTACGATGGCAAAACCGCCCGTTTGTGCGTGGCTACTTCCTCGGATTTACAAACCTGGGAAAAACACGGCTTAGCATTTGAAAAAGCTTACGCGGGCAAATACAAAGATACTTGGTCTAAGTCGGGGGCTATTGTTTGCCGCCGCAACGGCAACCAAATAGTTGCTACTAAAATCAACGGAAAATACTGGATGTACTGGGGTGATACTAACATGTTTATAGCTACCTCTGATGACCTGCTCGACTGGACGCCCATAGAAGAAAATAGTAAACTGGCTATTGCCTTTGGTCCCCGCCCTGGCCAGTTCGATAGCCGTTTGGTAGAACCCGGTCCACCGGCAATGCTCACCGATGCTGGTATTTTACTTATTTACAACAGCATGAACCTGGATAAAGGAGGTAGCCCCACTTTACCGCCCGGCACCTATACCGCTGGCCAAATTTTACTCGACCCGAAAGATCCAACCAAAGTACTACAGCGCACCGCCAGTTACTTTATGAAGCCGGAAAAAGAATACGAAATTACCGGGCAGATAGGAAATGTCTGTTTTCTGGAAGGACTGGTTCACTTACAGGATAAGTGGTTTTTGTACTATGGCACCGCTGATTCTAAAATTGCCGTAGCTGTACATACTCCTGAGCAGGACAGATGA
- a CDS encoding DinB family protein — protein sequence MAGNTLQKLAAYTSWANQRLLEILEKFGSQIPSTSLHLFSHLLNAEIIWLARIQHLESPVQVFDEHTLAECRRLQESTFERFIGLADSLPEELETLITYKNTKGENFTTSLEDILMQVFNHGTYHRAQIARDLRQNGLEPLNTDYITFVLETGGYQEEK from the coding sequence ATGGCAGGTAATACCTTACAAAAATTAGCCGCTTATACCAGTTGGGCAAACCAGCGATTGTTAGAAATCCTGGAAAAATTCGGAAGCCAAATACCTTCTACGAGTTTGCATTTATTTAGTCATTTACTAAATGCCGAAATTATTTGGTTAGCCCGGATTCAACACCTGGAAAGTCCTGTACAAGTATTCGACGAACATACCTTGGCGGAGTGCCGAAGACTGCAGGAAAGTACATTCGAACGATTTATAGGCTTAGCAGATTCTTTACCTGAAGAATTAGAAACTCTGATAACTTATAAAAACACCAAAGGCGAAAATTTCACCACTTCTCTGGAAGACATTCTGATGCAGGTATTTAATCATGGTACGTACCACCGGGCGCAAATTGCCCGTGATTTACGCCAGAACGGATTAGAACCATTAAATACCGATTACATTACATTTGTGCTCGAAACCGGAGGATATCAGGAAGAGAAATAA